The region TGATCCAATGACGTTCGGATTGGGCATCGGTGTAGGTCAGCGCGCAGGCAGCAGGGCAAGCCGTCACGCACGGTTTCCGCCGCCCAGCGGTGCCGGGCATCCGGCACTGCCGATGTGCGGACGCCTTTGGTATGCGGGTCCACGCGCCTGGTTGAGGGTTTCGTCAGCCGGTTGCGACGAGGTGGCGTAGAGCGTGGGCGGTGGGGGTGCCGGGGTCGGCGGTGAGGAAGACGACTTGTTGGTCGTCGTCGGGGACGGTGAGTACGTCGCAGTTGAGCCGCAGCGGGCCGAGTTGCGGATGGCTGATGGTCTTGGTCCGGTGGCCGGGGGCGCGTACCGGGTTGGTATTCCAGATCTCGGTGAACTCGCTGCTGCCAGTGCCGAGTTCCGCCAGGAGGCGGGCGAGGGGTTCATCGCGGGGGTAGCGGTCGGCGGCGGCGCGTAGCCGCGCCACTGCGATATAACCGAATTCCTCGGCGCTGGAGCTTTCGTAGCCGAGGTGCAGAAACCGTCGGCGGGCCAGGTTGGGCTCCTCGGTGAGGTTGCCCAGCAGGGCGTCGGCGAGCGGGTTGAACGCGATCACGTCGTAGGTGACGTCGGTGACGACGGCCGCCGCCTCGGGGATGCGGCGTAGCAGATTGGCCACGTACGGGCGGACCTGGCGCACCGGGCCGGCAGGTGGTGTCGGGCTCGCCCCGGCCAGCCGGAACAGGTGGGTCCGCTCGGCCGGCGACAGCCGCAGCGCGCGGGTGAGAGCGTCCAGAATCCGCGGCGACGGGTGCGGACCTCGGGCCTGTTCGAGTCGGGTGTAGTAGTCGACGGACATGTGCGCCTGCCCTGCGACCTCCTCACGGCGCAGCCCAGGAGTACGGCGCCGTCCGCCGGCGGGCAGGTCGACGTCGGCGGGGCGCAGGTCCTCTCGCCGTTGGCGCAGGAACCGCGCCAGTTCCTGTCTGGCCATGGGGCGCCTCCTCCGCTGCCAGGTACCGGTTGTCCCTGGATCGGCCGGACTGCCGCCAGCATCGTCGGCAGTATGAACACTATGAACGATTCCACGGCATTGGTCACCGGTGCCAACAAGGGCATCGGCAGGGAGATTGCGCGGCAGCTCGCGGTGGCCGGGCTCACCGTCTACGTCGGCTCCCGGGACCCGGAACGGGGACAGCGGGCCGTTGACGAGATCGGCGGCAGCGCCCGACTACTGATCCTCGACGTCACCAACGAGCAGAGTCTTGCCGATGTTGCCCGTCAGGTCGAAAACCTCGACATCTTGGTCAACAACGCCGGAATCTCGGTCGACCTGAACCCGGTAACCGAGACCGATGTCGACAGCTTCCGCCGGACCTACGAAACGAATGTGTTCGGGGTCGTTGCGGTGACCAACGCGTTCCTGCCCGCGATGCGCCGCTCGGCCCGGCCGCGGATCGTGAACATCTCCAGCGGCACAGGATCACTGGACTGGAGTACCGGCCCGGACGCGCAGTTCCCCACGACAGGCTCACTCGCCGCGTACCGGTCGTCGAAGACGGCGCTCAACGCGTTGACCGTCTTCTACGCCCAGGCGCTCGCCGCAGAGGGCTTCAAGGTAAACGCGCTCGCACCCGGGCTGCGAAAGACCGACCTCAACGCGAGCGCCTCCGCCAGCGGCGGAGATCCGGCCGAGGCTGCAGCGGGTGCCGTCCGGCTGGCACTGCTACCCGACGACGGTCCCACCGGTGAATTCCTTTCCTGGGACGGAACCCTCGTGCCCTGGTAATCATCGAGCGTTCGAGTAGAGACAGGACGAGGCCAAAGCCACGATCCCGAGGTCGACGACGATGTCCGCCATGTGCACGTCGGCTGCGGACCTACCTCCAGGACCCCGACGGCTCGGGCTACATCATCTGCCAGGACACACGGCCGGTGGGCTTTGCTTTTGTCTGGAACGGCGCGCCATTCCCGGCAAACCGCACATACCACCAGACACTTGGCTACTGCTGACAGAGCCGATGCGCACAGTGGTCACCACGTCGGTGTGAAAGAGCGATCACTTGGCGATGAGCTACGCGAGGAGCAGGGCTGAACTGTCCGAGCGGTCCACCAGCACCCATAGGCGTTGGTCGACGCATCGGGGCGGCCACCGGTCGATGTCCGGTGGTCGCCCCACGCCTGGTCAGCTGGCGTACACCTCCAGCGCCGACAGTTGCCCGGCCGGCCAGCCGGTGTTGCCGGTGACCGTGATCCGCACGTAGCGGGCCTGCGCGGCGGTGAAGGTGAGCGTCACCTGGTTGCCACTGCCCGGGTTGAAGACCCGCCCCGCCGACCCGACCAGCGTGCCAAAGCTGGACCCGTCAGCGCTCCCCTGCACCGACAGCGTCTGCGTCCGAGTACCCCAGGCCGACGACGGCGGCAGCTTCAGCACCACCCGACCCACCGTGCGCGAGGAACCCAGGTCGACCTGCACCCACTGCGGGAACGCGCTGTTGGCGCTCTCCCAGTAGCTGTTCGCGTCGCCGTCGACCACGTTGCCGGAGGCGTAGCTCTGGACGTGGCTGCTCTCGCTGGTGGATCGGCCCCGGGCGAGGTCCGCGTTCGCTGCGGCGTCCGTGGTGACGGTGACCGCGTTCGACGCGCCGGAGGTGTTGCCGGCGGCATCGCGGGCGACGACCGTGAAGATGTACGCGGTGGACGGGCTGAGCCCGCTCACGGTGGCAGTGGTGCCGGTGACGGTGGCGACCACATTGCCGCCCTGGCGTACCTGGTAACCGGTCACCCCGGTGTCGTCGGTCGACGCCGTCCACCCCAGGGACACGCTGCTCGACGTCTTGCCGGTCACGGTGAGACCACCCGGGGCGGTCGGCGGGGTGTCAGTGGTGCCGCTGGCGGCGTACACCTCGACCTTGGCGAGCTGGGCGGCCGGCCAGCCGGTGTTGCCGCTGACGCTGAGTCGGATGTGGCGGGCCGTGGTGGTCGTCAGCGTGCGGGTGACGGTGTTGCCGGTGGCCGGGTCGAAGGTGAACGCGGAGGCCGCGGCGATGGTCGAGAAGGAGCTGCCGTCGACGCTGCCCTGCACGGTGATGGTCTGGGTACGCGCGCCCCAGCCGGTGGGCAGCCGCAGCACGAGCTTGTTGACCTGGTGGCTGGCACCGAGGTCTACCTGCCACCACTGGGGGAAGGCGCCGTTGGCGCTCTCCCAGTAGCTGCCGGCGTCGGAGTCCACCGCGTTGCTCGCCGGGAACCCGCCGCCCTGGCTGCTGGCCGAGGTGGAGCGGCCGGCCGCGAGGTCGCCGCCGGTCGGGGGCGGGGTGCCGGTCGTCGGCGGGGTGGGACGGACCGCTGTGAGCGCTAGCTGTCCCTTGAGCATCCGGCCGCCGTCGGCGGTGATCCGCAGGTAGTAGTCGGAGGAGCAGGCGACGCCGTCCTCGTCCAGTGCCCGGATGTTCGCGCCGGCCGGGGTGGTGGCCTGCGTCTCGGACGTCTTGGCGATCTGGTTGCCCTCGTTGTACTCGTCGAACATGGACACGTACAGGCCCTGGGAGCCGAGCCGGACCATGTTGTAGATGTGCCGCCAGTAGAAGTCGCCGTGCTTGCGGTGCCCCCCGGCCAGGTCGCCGGGCATCACGCAGGGCAGGTAGTCGATGCCGCGTGCCGCGCAGTCGGCCATGTCGCCGACGTTGACGTTGTTGTAGTACGAGTCCAGCTCCTCGACGGTCCTGGCCCGGTAGACCATCCACGGCGAGATCGCGTGGAACGCGTGGTAGACGTCGAGGAAGCCGGGGCGGGAGTCCTCGATGCCCTGCCGCCACCAGGTCGGGACGCCGCCGATGACGTAACAGCCCTGCGCCTTGAACCAGTTGACGACCTCCAGGCAGGGCCCCGGGGTGAACGGGCGGCTGGGCTCGCTGAAGCCGAAGCCCCAGATGCAGACGACCGGCTTGCCGTTCTGTCGGGCGTACGCACTGGAGGCGGTGTGCGCGGACATCTTCGTCGTCCAGTCGGTCTTGATGTCCGCTTGGAAGGTCAGCCAGTCGGTGACGTCGTACATGATGTAGAACTTGCGGTTGTAACGCTCGGCGGCGGAGCGCACCTTCTGCGTCATCGCGTCGCGGGTCGGGCCCTCGTCGCCCGTCGGGTTGAACCGTTGCAACGCGGCGGTGTCGCAGCCGTACTCCTGCATCCACCGGAAGTGGGTGTCCACCGTCTGCTGGTCGTAGGAGGAGAAGAGGGTGGCCGGCTGACCGTTGCCCAGGTTGGGGTAAGCGGTGGGATAGGTACGGGTGTACTCGCGCATGTCCGGCCAGGACACGATGGTGGTGTTGGCGGGCGACGGCGGCTGGAACCGGTCGC is a window of Micromonospora sp. WMMD961 DNA encoding:
- a CDS encoding SDR family oxidoreductase, with the translated sequence MNDSTALVTGANKGIGREIARQLAVAGLTVYVGSRDPERGQRAVDEIGGSARLLILDVTNEQSLADVARQVENLDILVNNAGISVDLNPVTETDVDSFRRTYETNVFGVVAVTNAFLPAMRRSARPRIVNISSGTGSLDWSTGPDAQFPTTGSLAAYRSSKTALNALTVFYAQALAAEGFKVNALAPGLRKTDLNASASASGGDPAEAAAGAVRLALLPDDGPTGEFLSWDGTLVPW
- a CDS encoding discoidin domain-containing protein, whose amino-acid sequence is MAVSRRRFVTSVMAGSALAAASSTELLATMSSPAHAASPPGDVVGKVTVGYQGWFSAPGDSAPIGGWWHWSRDRFQPPSPANTTIVSWPDMREYTRTYPTAYPNLGNGQPATLFSSYDQQTVDTHFRWMQEYGCDTAALQRFNPTGDEGPTRDAMTQKVRSAAERYNRKFYIMYDVTDWLTFQADIKTDWTTKMSAHTASSAYARQNGKPVVCIWGFGFSEPSRPFTPGPCLEVVNWFKAQGCYVIGGVPTWWRQGIEDSRPGFLDVYHAFHAISPWMVYRARTVEELDSYYNNVNVGDMADCAARGIDYLPCVMPGDLAGGHRKHGDFYWRHIYNMVRLGSQGLYVSMFDEYNEGNQIAKTSETQATTPAGANIRALDEDGVACSSDYYLRITADGGRMLKGQLALTAVRPTPPTTGTPPPTGGDLAAGRSTSASSQGGGFPASNAVDSDAGSYWESANGAFPQWWQVDLGASHQVNKLVLRLPTGWGARTQTITVQGSVDGSSFSTIAAASAFTFDPATGNTVTRTLTTTTARHIRLSVSGNTGWPAAQLAKVEVYAASGTTDTPPTAPGGLTVTGKTSSSVSLGWTASTDDTGVTGYQVRQGGNVVATVTGTTATVSGLSPSTAYIFTVVARDAAGNTSGASNAVTVTTDAAANADLARGRSTSESSHVQSYASGNVVDGDANSYWESANSAFPQWVQVDLGSSRTVGRVVLKLPPSSAWGTRTQTLSVQGSADGSSFGTLVGSAGRVFNPGSGNQVTLTFTAAQARYVRITVTGNTGWPAGQLSALEVYAS
- a CDS encoding helix-turn-helix transcriptional regulator, with product MARQELARFLRQRREDLRPADVDLPAGGRRRTPGLRREEVAGQAHMSVDYYTRLEQARGPHPSPRILDALTRALRLSPAERTHLFRLAGASPTPPAGPVRQVRPYVANLLRRIPEAAAVVTDVTYDVIAFNPLADALLGNLTEEPNLARRRFLHLGYESSSAEEFGYIAVARLRAAADRYPRDEPLARLLAELGTGSSEFTEIWNTNPVRAPGHRTKTISHPQLGPLRLNCDVLTVPDDDQQVVFLTADPGTPTAHALRHLVATG